In Beutenbergia cavernae DSM 12333, the DNA window GGCCCGTGACGCGCGGAACGGTGTCCGTCACCGTGTAGCCGACCTCGGGCGGGTCGCCGTAGACCCACCGCATGAAGCCGATCGCCTCGTCGTCCATGCCCTGCGCGCGCCACCGCGCGACGCCCTCGTCCTCGCTGAGCGGCGTCAGGCGGAGCTCGCGCCCGAGCGCGGCGCCGATCGCGTCGAGCTTGTCACGCAGCGTGAGCACGTCCGGCCCGGTGAGCGTGTACGTCCGGCCCGCGTGGCCATCCTCGGTGAGCGCGAGCGCCGCGACGTCGCCGATGTCAGCCGGGTGCACCGGCGCGCTCCGCCGGTCCGCGTACGGCTCCTCGACGCCACCGGCCTCCTTGATCGGCTCGGCCCACTCCGCGTAGTTCGCCATGAACTCCACCGGCAGCAGCATCGTGTGCGCGACGCCGCTGTCCGGCAGCGCCTCCTCGAGCGGGCCCGGGTAGCCGTTCTGCAGGACCGTGACGCGGCCGACGCCGTG includes these proteins:
- a CDS encoding SDR family oxidoreductase, whose amino-acid sequence is MTVLVTGATGTVGREVVRALLERGAAVRALSREPATAGLDRSVEVVRGDLTDPASVDRALAGVDAVHLITFDGPRRGGGGAPLQDPDAVLRPIREHGVGRVTVLQNGYPGPLEEALPDSGVAHTMLLPVEFMANYAEWAEPIKEAGGVEEPYADRRSAPVHPADIGDVAALALTEDGHAGRTYTLTGPDVLTLRDKLDAIGAALGRELRLTPLSEDEGVARWRAQGMDDEAIGFMRWVYGDPPEVGYTVTDTVPRVTGRPARSFAQWAVENVGLFR